The following are encoded in a window of Pseudalgibacter alginicilyticus genomic DNA:
- a CDS encoding RagB/SusD family nutrient uptake outer membrane protein — protein MKNFKLYTIFLFILAVFSSCDDFDASLDTPYTANPTPEEVASEATALSAFQSWFSAVNSYDGPALMLTTMADMRTCSHGNQGMNDMSGEPRKAWDNNPGYSNASASEDYYTALYTLLANQSTVIKNINEGTLATEDPAKTESLARFGQAVAIGYIALVYDRVWIVDETGPLFDSEATSPALAMDVALEKLDRAIELADNNTFTVDAINGLSLTSEEWSEFLNSMGARLLANTPRNSTQRDALDWDKVLNYANNGITYDVEILWDGAVNWWSEWLYYANVSGWARVDMRVVNLLDPSSPARWPASASILDPATSNDSRLDTDFEYLDSQGFRPDRGTYHYSNYRHSRYDEEIFVSEQTAAVPEMLIAENDLYKAEAILRSGGAIADAVTIINASSRVLRGELTPLSETASFDEVVDAIHYERSIELLTSGMGIGFFEMRKNDLLQIGTPLHLPVPGAYLLAGGYENYTIGGVSNADGIDVSNGGW, from the coding sequence ATGAAAAATTTTAAATTATATACAATATTTCTATTCATCTTGGCTGTTTTCAGTTCATGTGATGATTTTGATGCCTCTTTGGATACGCCTTATACTGCCAATCCAACACCAGAGGAAGTAGCAAGTGAAGCTACAGCTTTAAGTGCATTCCAATCTTGGTTTAGTGCTGTTAATTCATATGATGGCCCAGCATTAATGTTAACAACTATGGCAGATATGCGAACTTGTTCTCATGGAAATCAAGGTATGAACGATATGTCTGGAGAACCAAGAAAAGCTTGGGATAATAACCCCGGGTACTCTAATGCTTCTGCTTCCGAAGATTATTACACAGCACTATACACGCTACTTGCAAACCAATCTACTGTTATTAAAAACATCAATGAAGGGACGCTTGCTACAGAAGACCCTGCTAAAACTGAATCTTTAGCTAGATTTGGTCAAGCGGTCGCTATAGGTTACATTGCTTTGGTTTATGATCGTGTATGGATTGTAGATGAAACAGGTCCATTATTTGATAGCGAAGCTACAAGTCCTGCTTTAGCTATGGATGTTGCTCTTGAAAAATTAGATAGAGCTATAGAATTGGCAGATAACAACACGTTTACTGTAGATGCTATAAATGGTTTATCATTAACAAGTGAAGAATGGTCAGAGTTTTTAAACTCTATGGGCGCTAGATTATTAGCAAATACACCAAGAAATTCAACTCAACGGGATGCTTTAGATTGGGATAAAGTTTTAAATTATGCCAACAACGGAATAACCTATGATGTTGAAATATTATGGGATGGGGCTGTAAATTGGTGGAGCGAATGGCTATACTATGCTAATGTATCAGGATGGGCACGAGTTGATATGCGAGTTGTTAATCTTTTAGACCCTTCAAGTCCTGCTCGTTGGCCTGCCTCTGCATCCATATTGGATCCAGCAACTAGCAATGATAGTAGATTGGATACAGACTTTGAGTATTTAGATAGTCAAGGTTTTAGACCTGATAGAGGTACATATCATTACTCTAACTACAGACATTCTCGATATGATGAAGAAATTTTTGTATCAGAGCAAACAGCTGCTGTACCTGAAATGCTAATTGCTGAGAACGATTTATATAAAGCCGAAGCTATTTTAAGGTCTGGAGGTGCTATAGCGGATGCAGTTACTATTATAAACGCATCTTCTCGTGTTCTTAGAGGTGAATTAACACCACTTAGTGAAACCGCTTCTTTTGATGAAGTCGTAGATGCCATCCATTACGAAAGATCTATTGAATTATTAACATCCGGTATGGGAATTGGTTTCTTTGAAATGAGAAAAAATGACCTATTACAAATAGGTACCCCTTTACATTTACCAGTACCAGGAGCTTACCTTTTAGCAGGAGGATATGAAAATTACACCATTGGAGGTGTAAGTAATGCTGATGGAATTGATGTTTCTAATGGAGGCTGGTAA
- a CDS encoding SusC/RagA family TonB-linked outer membrane protein: MKTKFSGILTLLLAFVVQLTFAQEKTITGIVSDNSGLPLPGSTVLVKGSTYGTSTDFDGKYSITANQGSTLVFSFIGYTKKEVKVGESNTINVTLTEDATSLDEIVITGVAGATSRNKLSVTVNKVGEKDLQDIPTTSAASVLQGKVAGVNVTNLGQPGQGANIQLRGANNFFGSQAPLVIVDGVFVEGGLQDVNSDDIASIEVVKGASASALYGSRAGNGVIVITTKRGKEGVVSVTLKSEIGFSRLNNFVETSNSHHYQLASDWENYKGIYTKYEGINYPANYDNVDYSGISGSRIESDDQYADNPYGVLYNPQKDFFRSGTTSNLYVSASSGSEKSNVFFSAEKSDTEGVLKETKGYERVAARLNANYKINDWLTLDAYNNFIRTNDQAPGGTGDIFFDLLISQPDSNLNGTNLNGQPYVLVPNRFEETSTNPIYPLWSNPERETINKFLGSYKVNLKFTDYLNFDAEYAIETYDSKYTDFNSNENLTTGGTQATLFTQSIQGNYYMFHSRNTSQKAQFTLNFYKQFDELNVTSKLSYLMEDSDYSEFDSYGSNQIYDGEAISLDNYQDAFISSDEESINARNVFGIIGLDYKDRYILDAMFRTDGSSTFGENEKWNNYYRVSGAYRISKDLNIDNIDEMKFHVAYGTAGQRPGYDWQYRRKLIESGVLGLSIAANPDLKPSQTSELEFGFSTKLFNRINFEAVYSQSKTEDQFMLVDLFPPLSGGYDKQWVNAGTLEFETIEMSLGADIFRDGDFKWNTNIIFDTSSNEVTKLNVSPQTVGPNDDDGTATTVNYAGEVFRIEEGIEHGTMWGYQFVSNLDQMADQLPTGASIDDYVVNRDGIVVERNTIGTSLEKPIDLVDENGDKVLGDIGNANADFKVGFRNDFSYKNFGLYMLVDWKQGGDIYNRNAQWLTRDNRHVMMDQSGYAESEKKSINYYQGLYAVNQDYKYWVEDGTYVKLREVSLFYTLQKDQLAGVANGFFDSIRVGLTGTNLLTFTDYSGWDPEVQLYDSSTQQYFAVDQNSYPVTSSYKLSILFKF, translated from the coding sequence ATGAAAACAAAGTTTAGTGGAATACTAACGCTATTGTTAGCGTTTGTCGTGCAACTAACGTTCGCACAAGAAAAGACTATTACAGGTATCGTATCAGACAACTCTGGTTTACCGCTTCCTGGGTCTACAGTCTTAGTAAAAGGAAGTACATATGGTACTTCAACAGATTTCGATGGTAAATATTCAATAACAGCAAACCAAGGGTCTACTCTTGTTTTTAGTTTTATTGGATATACTAAAAAAGAAGTCAAAGTAGGAGAATCAAACACAATTAATGTTACACTAACAGAAGACGCAACCTCACTTGATGAAATTGTCATTACTGGTGTTGCTGGTGCAACTTCAAGAAACAAATTATCTGTAACTGTAAACAAAGTTGGAGAAAAAGATCTTCAAGATATACCAACCACATCTGCCGCAAGTGTTTTACAAGGTAAAGTTGCAGGTGTTAATGTAACCAATTTAGGACAACCAGGACAAGGGGCCAATATTCAATTAAGAGGAGCTAATAATTTCTTTGGTTCTCAAGCACCATTAGTAATTGTAGATGGTGTATTTGTTGAAGGGGGACTACAAGATGTAAATTCTGATGACATCGCCTCTATTGAGGTTGTAAAAGGTGCTTCGGCATCTGCTCTTTATGGTTCTCGCGCAGGGAATGGTGTTATTGTTATTACAACTAAAAGAGGTAAAGAAGGTGTAGTAAGTGTTACTTTAAAATCTGAAATTGGGTTCTCTAGATTAAACAATTTTGTTGAAACAAGTAATTCTCACCACTATCAATTAGCGTCAGATTGGGAGAACTACAAAGGTATATATACTAAATACGAAGGCATAAACTACCCTGCAAACTATGACAACGTAGATTACAGTGGCATATCAGGTTCTAGAATAGAAAGTGATGATCAATACGCAGACAATCCATATGGCGTTTTATATAATCCTCAAAAAGATTTCTTCAGATCTGGAACTACTTCTAATTTATATGTTTCAGCATCATCTGGTAGTGAAAAATCAAATGTATTTTTCTCTGCTGAAAAAAGTGATACTGAAGGAGTATTAAAAGAAACAAAAGGTTACGAAAGAGTTGCTGCTAGATTAAATGCCAATTATAAAATCAATGATTGGTTAACTTTAGATGCTTACAACAACTTTATTAGAACAAACGACCAAGCTCCAGGTGGTACTGGTGACATATTTTTTGATTTACTTATCTCTCAACCAGATTCTAATTTAAACGGAACAAATCTTAATGGGCAACCTTACGTACTGGTTCCTAATAGATTTGAAGAAACATCAACCAATCCTATTTATCCACTTTGGTCAAATCCTGAAAGAGAAACTATAAATAAGTTTCTAGGCTCTTATAAAGTGAATCTTAAATTTACTGATTATTTAAATTTTGATGCAGAGTATGCTATTGAAACTTACGACTCTAAATATACAGATTTCAACTCCAATGAAAATCTAACAACTGGAGGAACGCAAGCGACTTTGTTTACACAAAGTATACAAGGAAACTACTACATGTTCCATTCTAGAAACACATCGCAAAAAGCACAATTCACGTTAAATTTCTATAAACAATTTGACGAATTAAATGTAACCTCTAAATTGAGTTATTTAATGGAGGATAGCGATTATTCAGAATTTGACTCCTATGGATCTAACCAAATATATGATGGTGAAGCAATATCATTAGATAACTATCAAGACGCATTTATATCATCAGACGAAGAATCAATAAATGCTAGAAACGTATTTGGTATTATTGGTTTAGATTATAAAGACCGCTATATTTTGGATGCCATGTTCAGAACAGATGGATCATCTACCTTTGGTGAAAATGAGAAATGGAATAATTATTATCGTGTGTCTGGGGCCTACAGAATCTCAAAAGATTTAAATATAGACAATATTGACGAAATGAAATTCCATGTTGCTTATGGTACAGCTGGTCAAAGACCAGGATATGACTGGCAATATAGAAGAAAACTAATTGAAAGTGGTGTTTTAGGTCTTAGTATAGCAGCAAACCCAGATTTAAAACCATCACAAACTTCAGAATTAGAATTTGGTTTTTCAACAAAATTATTTAACAGAATTAACTTTGAAGCGGTTTACTCACAATCAAAAACAGAAGACCAATTTATGTTAGTTGATTTATTTCCACCACTTTCAGGTGGTTATGACAAACAATGGGTAAATGCTGGAACACTTGAATTCGAAACAATAGAAATGAGTTTAGGTGCAGATATTTTTAGAGATGGAGACTTTAAATGGAATACCAACATCATATTTGATACTTCATCCAACGAAGTTACCAAGCTAAATGTTAGTCCACAAACAGTAGGACCTAATGATGATGATGGAACCGCTACCACGGTTAATTATGCTGGTGAAGTTTTTAGAATTGAAGAAGGCATTGAACACGGAACTATGTGGGGATATCAATTTGTAAGCAATCTTGACCAAATGGCTGACCAATTACCTACAGGTGCATCTATTGATGATTATGTAGTTAATAGAGATGGTATAGTAGTTGAAAGAAATACTATTGGAACTTCTTTAGAAAAACCTATTGATTTAGTTGATGAAAATGGCGACAAAGTCTTAGGAGATATTGGTAATGCTAATGCAGATTTTAAAGTTGGATTTAGAAATGATTTTAGCTACAAAAATTTCGGATTATACATGCTTGTAGATTGGAAACAAGGCGGGGATATTTACAACAGAAATGCACAATGGTTAACTCGTGACAATAGACATGTTATGATGGATCAGTCTGGCTATGCAGAGTCTGAAAAGAAATCTATCAATTACTACCAAGGTTTATATGCTGTAAATCAAGATTACAAATACTGGGTAGAAGACGGTACTTATGTTAAACTTAGAGAAGTTTCTTTATTCTACACTTTACAAAAAGACCAATTAGCTGGTGTTGCAAATGGATTTTTTGATTCAATAAGAGTGGGACTTACAGGAACTAATTTATTAACCTTTACAGATTATTCTGGTTGGGACCCAGAAGTACAGCTATATGATTCAAGCACACAACAATATTTTGCTGTAGATCAGAATTCTTACCCTGTAACTTCAAGTTACAAACTATCAATCCTGTTTAAATTTTAA
- a CDS encoding POTRA domain-containing protein, giving the protein MEAFCQNLHLKINGKSNDDIEILKKIDYKKKHINYTSITQEVNALQKQLYKIGYIENSLDTIDQINDSTFVATIQLKTKYNTIYIYYNKNVIEPSMIQFISKTMHDNYFVIDIENTESILTHLNSKLIEKGFPFSKLYLSQIEVKKNNQLKADLIIESKTQKRLLNNIIIKGYENFPKAYLKHYLKIKKNKIFNLKEIKEKAAQLNNLRFANTIKPPEVLFSKDSTTLYMYIKKTKSNGFDGFLGFGTNEETTKLAFDGYVNLSLENNLNYGETFKLEYKSDENDQKTFNADLSLPYLFNTPIGIDFQLNIFKKDSSFTTVNQSAKIHYQINPKHKISTGISSVESNNLLNTTSTLFIEDYKSNYATFEYQYLKSQHQNLLFPIKTALYLETGIGKRKTLETSEKQTQWLIDSYKIIALNNQNSVFLRMNAKNIISNTYFENELLRFGGINSIRGFEENSILASFYGLTNIEYRYQLNSNIYLHSITDIAYFENQINNTKEKLYGYGFGFGILTKSGLLKFNYANGKNEGSPFKVSNSKIHISLVANF; this is encoded by the coding sequence TTGGAAGCATTTTGCCAAAATTTACATCTAAAAATTAATGGAAAAAGCAATGATGATATTGAAATACTAAAAAAAATAGACTACAAAAAAAAACACATAAATTACACTTCCATAACACAAGAAGTTAACGCACTACAAAAACAACTATATAAAATAGGATATATTGAGAATAGTCTTGACACAATTGATCAAATTAACGATTCTACTTTTGTTGCAACAATTCAATTAAAAACAAAATACAACACCATATATATATACTACAATAAAAATGTAATTGAACCTTCAATGATTCAATTCATTTCTAAAACCATGCATGACAATTATTTTGTGATTGATATTGAAAACACCGAAAGCATTTTAACACATTTAAACTCTAAACTTATAGAAAAAGGATTTCCTTTTTCTAAATTATATTTATCTCAAATTGAAGTAAAAAAGAACAATCAACTAAAAGCAGATTTAATAATTGAATCAAAAACTCAAAAACGACTGCTAAACAATATTATCATTAAAGGCTATGAAAATTTTCCAAAAGCGTATTTGAAACATTATTTAAAAATTAAAAAGAATAAGATTTTCAACCTAAAAGAAATAAAAGAAAAAGCAGCACAATTAAACAATTTAAGATTTGCTAACACAATCAAGCCTCCTGAAGTTTTGTTTTCAAAAGATTCTACTACCCTATATATGTATATAAAAAAAACAAAAAGTAATGGCTTTGATGGTTTTTTAGGTTTTGGCACTAATGAAGAAACTACTAAATTAGCGTTTGATGGTTATGTTAATCTAAGCCTTGAAAACAACTTAAATTATGGTGAAACTTTTAAACTTGAATATAAAAGTGATGAAAATGACCAAAAAACCTTTAATGCAGATTTAAGTCTCCCTTATTTATTTAACACCCCTATTGGCATAGATTTTCAATTAAATATTTTTAAAAAAGACAGCAGTTTTACCACTGTCAATCAATCAGCTAAAATACACTATCAAATAAACCCTAAACACAAAATATCAACAGGTATTTCTTCCGTTGAATCTAATAATCTTTTAAACACAACTTCCACTTTATTTATAGAAGATTACAAATCAAATTATGCCACCTTTGAGTACCAATACTTAAAATCTCAGCATCAAAATCTATTATTTCCTATAAAAACAGCCTTATATTTGGAAACAGGTATTGGCAAACGAAAAACACTAGAAACCTCTGAAAAACAAACCCAATGGCTCATTGATAGTTACAAAATAATAGCGCTTAACAACCAAAATAGTGTTTTTTTAAGAATGAACGCAAAAAACATAATTTCAAACACTTATTTTGAGAATGAATTATTACGCTTTGGTGGCATTAATTCCATAAGAGGTTTTGAAGAAAATAGCATATTAGCTTCCTTTTATGGCTTAACAAATATTGAATACCGCTACCAACTTAACAGCAACATATACTTACATTCTATTACCGATATAGCGTATTTTGAAAACCAAATAAATAACACCAAAGAAAAACTTTACGGCTATGGTTTTGGGTTCGGAATTTTAACAAAATCTGGCTTGCTAAAATTCAATTATGCCAATGGAAAAAATGAGGGCAGCCCATTCAAAGTATCTAATTCCAAAATACACATAAGCCTTGTTGCTAATTTCTGA
- the rpsL gene encoding 30S ribosomal protein S12, whose translation MPTISQLVRIGRAKITKKSKSAALDSCPQRRGVCTRVYTTTPKKPNSAMRKVARVRLTNGNEVNAYIGGEGHNLQEHSIVLVRGGRVKDLPGVRYHIVRGALDTAGVSGRTQRRSKYGAKRPKK comes from the coding sequence ATGCCAACAATTTCACAATTAGTAAGAATAGGAAGAGCCAAAATAACCAAGAAGAGTAAATCGGCTGCTTTAGATTCTTGTCCGCAAAGACGTGGTGTGTGTACTCGTGTTTACACGACAACTCCAAAAAAACCTAACTCAGCAATGCGTAAGGTAGCAAGGGTTCGTTTGACAAACGGTAACGAGGTTAATGCATACATTGGTGGAGAAGGACACAATCTACAAGAGCACTCGATAGTATTGGTTAGAGGTGGAAGGGTAAAAGATTTACCAGGAGTTAGATATCACATTGTACGTGGTGCTTTAGACACGGCAGGTGTTTCGGGTAGAACGCAACGTAGATCTAAGTATGGTGCTAAACGCCCTAAGAAGTAA
- the rpsG gene encoding 30S ribosomal protein S7, with amino-acid sequence MRKRAAKKRPLLPDPRFNDQLVTRFVNMMMWDGKKSVAFKVFYDAIDIVESKKTDEEKTALEVWKDALSNVMPHVEVRSRRVGGATFQIPMQIRPDRKVSTAMKWLISYSRKRNEKSMAQRLASEILAAAKEEGAAVKKRVDTHKMAEANKAFSHFRF; translated from the coding sequence ATGAGAAAAAGAGCAGCAAAAAAGAGACCGCTTTTACCGGATCCACGTTTTAACGATCAGTTAGTAACTCGTTTCGTTAACATGATGATGTGGGATGGAAAAAAGTCTGTCGCTTTTAAAGTATTCTACGATGCAATTGATATTGTAGAGTCTAAAAAAACTGACGAAGAAAAAACAGCTTTAGAGGTGTGGAAAGATGCTTTGTCTAATGTGATGCCTCACGTAGAAGTGCGTAGCCGTCGTGTTGGAGGTGCAACATTTCAAATCCCAATGCAAATTCGTCCAGACCGTAAAGTTTCTACAGCAATGAAATGGTTGATTAGCTATTCACGTAAAAGAAACGAAAAATCTATGGCGCAACGTTTAGCTTCAGAAATTTTGGCAGCAGCTAAAGAAGAAGGAGCGGCCGTTAAGAAAAGAGTAGATACTCACAAAATGGCAGAAGCCAATAAAGCATTCTCTCACTTTAGATTTTAA
- the fusA gene encoding elongation factor G: MARDLKLTRNIGIAAHIDAGKTTTTERILFYTGVSHKIGEVHDGASTMDWMEQEAERGITITSAATTCDWVFPKENGEPTEDAQSYHFNIIDTPGHVDFTVEVNRSLRVLDGLVFLFSAVDGVEPQSETNWRLADNYKVPRIGFVNKMDRQGSNFLGVCQQVKDMLKSNAVPIVLNIGDEIDFKGIVDLVKNRAIVWHDDNYGSTFDVIDIPEDMKEEARKYRALLIEEVASYDENLLEKFMEDEDSITEEEVHAALRAAVMDMAIIPMVCGSSFKNKGVQFLLDAVCRYLPSPLDRESVVGTNPDTDKEERRKPSVNEPFAALAFKIATDPFVGRLAFFRAYSGRLDAGSYILNNRSGKKERISRIYQMHSNKQNAIDFIEAGDIGAAVGFKDIKTGDTMSDEKHPIVLESMDFPDPVIGIAVEPKTKADVDKMGMALAKLAEEDPTFTARTDEASGQTIISGMGELHLDIIVDRLKREFKVEVNQGQPQVEYKEAITQRAEHREVYKKQSGGRGKFADIVFTLEPAEEGKVGLEFVSEIKGGNVPKEFIPSIEKGFKMAMVNGPLAGYEVDAMKVTLTDGSYHDVDSDQLSFELAAKLGFKNAAKAAKAVIMEPIMKLEVITPEENMGDIVGDLNRRRGQVSDMGDRAGAKTVKATVPLSEMFGYVTTLRTLSSGRATSTMEFSHYAETPSNISEEVIKAAKGIES, from the coding sequence ATGGCAAGAGATTTAAAATTAACAAGAAATATAGGTATTGCTGCGCATATTGATGCAGGAAAAACTACAACAACAGAGCGTATTCTTTTTTATACGGGGGTGTCTCATAAAATTGGAGAGGTTCATGATGGGGCTTCAACAATGGACTGGATGGAACAAGAGGCAGAAAGAGGTATTACTATTACTTCTGCTGCAACAACTTGTGACTGGGTGTTTCCTAAAGAAAATGGAGAGCCAACCGAAGATGCGCAAAGTTATCATTTTAATATTATTGATACTCCAGGTCACGTTGATTTTACCGTAGAGGTAAATCGTTCTTTACGTGTACTTGATGGTCTTGTATTCTTATTTAGTGCAGTTGATGGTGTAGAGCCTCAATCTGAAACTAACTGGAGACTAGCTGACAACTATAAAGTGCCTAGAATTGGTTTCGTTAATAAAATGGACCGTCAAGGATCTAACTTTTTAGGTGTTTGTCAACAAGTAAAAGATATGTTAAAGTCTAATGCAGTGCCAATTGTTTTGAATATTGGTGATGAAATTGACTTTAAAGGTATTGTAGATTTAGTTAAAAACAGAGCTATTGTATGGCATGATGATAACTACGGGTCTACATTTGATGTTATTGACATTCCTGAAGATATGAAAGAAGAAGCTCGTAAATATAGAGCTTTGTTAATCGAAGAAGTTGCATCTTACGATGAAAACTTATTAGAGAAATTCATGGAAGATGAAGATTCTATTACAGAAGAAGAAGTGCACGCTGCACTTAGAGCTGCTGTAATGGATATGGCTATTATACCAATGGTATGTGGGTCTTCATTCAAAAATAAAGGGGTACAGTTTTTATTAGATGCTGTATGCCGTTACTTACCTTCTCCTTTAGATAGAGAAAGTGTTGTTGGAACAAATCCAGATACAGATAAAGAGGAAAGACGTAAGCCGTCAGTGAACGAACCTTTTGCTGCTTTAGCTTTTAAAATTGCTACAGATCCTTTTGTTGGACGTTTAGCTTTCTTTAGAGCATATTCAGGTCGTTTAGATGCAGGTTCTTATATTTTGAACAACCGTTCAGGTAAAAAAGAGCGTATCTCTCGTATATACCAAATGCACTCAAATAAGCAAAATGCTATCGATTTTATCGAAGCAGGAGATATTGGTGCAGCAGTAGGATTTAAAGATATCAAGACTGGTGATACCATGTCTGATGAAAAACATCCAATTGTTTTAGAATCTATGGACTTCCCTGATCCGGTAATTGGTATTGCGGTAGAGCCTAAAACTAAAGCAGATGTTGATAAAATGGGTATGGCTTTAGCTAAGTTGGCTGAAGAAGATCCAACATTCACAGCAAGAACTGACGAAGCTTCAGGACAGACTATTATTTCTGGAATGGGTGAGCTTCACTTAGATATTATTGTAGACCGTCTTAAACGTGAGTTTAAGGTAGAGGTAAATCAAGGGCAGCCACAAGTAGAGTACAAAGAAGCTATTACACAACGTGCAGAACACAGAGAAGTTTATAAGAAACAATCTGGTGGACGTGGTAAATTCGCAGATATTGTATTTACATTAGAACCTGCAGAAGAAGGAAAAGTTGGTTTAGAGTTTGTTTCTGAAATTAAAGGAGGTAACGTTCCTAAAGAATTTATCCCTTCAATCGAGAAAGGATTCAAAATGGCCATGGTTAATGGTCCATTGGCTGGATATGAAGTAGATGCTATGAAAGTAACATTAACTGATGGATCTTACCATGATGTGGATTCAGATCAGTTATCTTTCGAATTGGCTGCGAAACTTGGATTTAAAAATGCTGCAAAAGCTGCAAAAGCAGTAATTATGGAGCCAATCATGAAACTTGAGGTGATTACACCTGAAGAAAACATGGGTGACATTGTAGGAGATTTAAATAGACGTCGTGGACAAGTTAGTGATATGGGTGACAGAGCCGGAGCAAAAACAGTAAAAGCTACTGTGCCACTATCGGAAATGTTTGGTTATGTTACAACTTTAAGAACATTATCATCTGGTCGTGCAACGTCTACTATGGAATTTTCACATTATGCTGAAACACCTTCTAATATATCAGAAGAAGTTATTAAAGCTGCTAAAGGCATTGAATCGTAA
- the rpsJ gene encoding 30S ribosomal protein S10 encodes MSQKIRIKLKSYDHNLVDKSADKIVKTVKSTGAVVTGPIPLPTHKKIFTVLRSPHVNKKSREQFQLSSYKRLLDIYSSSSKTIDALMKLELPSGVEVEIKV; translated from the coding sequence ATGAGTCAGAAAATCAGAATAAAATTAAAATCTTACGATCACAATTTAGTAGATAAATCTGCTGATAAGATTGTAAAAACAGTAAAAAGTACAGGTGCCGTGGTAACAGGACCAATTCCATTACCTACACATAAGAAAATTTTCACTGTATTACGTTCTCCACACGTAAACAAGAAATCAAGAGAACAATTTCAATTAAGCTCTTATAAGCGTTTACTTGATATTTATTCTTCATCATCAAAAACTATTGATGCCTTGATGAAACTTGAATTACCAAGTGGTGTTGAAGTAGAGATTAAAGTATAA
- the rplC gene encoding 50S ribosomal protein L3, which produces MSGLIGKKIGMTSIFDEKGKNIPCTVIEAGPCIVTQVRTEEVDGYEAIQLGFDDATEKSATKADLGHAKKAGTSVKRKIVEFQGFDKEYKLGDAVTVEHFIEGEFVDISGVSKGKGFQGVVKRHGFGGVGQATHGQHNRLRAPGSIGAASYPARVFKGMKMAGRMGGETVKVENLRVLKVVADKNLLVVKGCVPGHKNSYVIIRK; this is translated from the coding sequence ATGTCTGGGTTAATTGGAAAAAAAATCGGTATGACCAGCATTTTCGATGAAAAAGGGAAAAATATTCCTTGTACAGTAATCGAAGCTGGACCATGTATCGTTACCCAAGTCAGAACTGAAGAAGTTGACGGCTATGAAGCTATTCAACTTGGTTTCGATGACGCGACAGAAAAAAGTGCTACTAAAGCGGACTTAGGTCATGCTAAAAAAGCAGGAACTTCTGTAAAACGCAAAATCGTAGAATTCCAAGGTTTTGATAAGGAGTACAAATTAGGTGATGCTGTAACGGTAGAGCACTTTATTGAAGGTGAATTTGTTGATATTTCTGGAGTTTCTAAAGGAAAAGGATTTCAGGGTGTTGTAAAACGTCATGGTTTTGGTGGTGTAGGTCAAGCTACTCACGGTCAGCATAATCGTTTAAGAGCTCCAGGTTCCATTGGCGCCGCTTCATATCCTGCGAGAGTTTTCAAAGGAATGAAAATGGCCGGAAGAATGGGTGGAGAAACAGTGAAAGTTGAAAATTTAAGAGTTTTAAAAGTAGTAGCAGATAAAAATCTACTCGTTGTAAAAGGGTGTGTACCCGGACACAAAAATTCTTATGTAATTATTAGAAAATAA
- the rplD gene encoding 50S ribosomal protein L4 — protein MKVAVLDINGKDTGRKADLSKDVFAIEPNNHAVYLDVKQYLANQRQGTHKSKERAEISGSTRKIKKQKGTGTARAGSIKSGVFKGGGRMFGPRPRNYSFKLNKNLKRLARKSAFSIKAGEQAITVLEDFNFDTVKTKNFTAVLKALNLEDKKTLFVLGGSNNNVYLSSRNLKSSEVVTSSELSTYKILNANQVVLLEGALAGIESNLSK, from the coding sequence ATGAAAGTAGCAGTTTTAGATATAAACGGAAAAGACACAGGTAGAAAGGCAGACCTTTCTAAAGATGTGTTTGCTATTGAGCCTAATAATCACGCTGTGTATTTGGATGTTAAACAATATTTAGCAAACCAAAGACAAGGAACTCACAAATCGAAAGAAAGAGCTGAGATTTCAGGTTCTACACGTAAGATTAAAAAGCAAAAAGGTACTGGTACAGCAAGAGCAGGTAGTATTAAGTCTGGTGTATTTAAAGGTGGAGGTCGTATGTTCGGTCCTAGACCAAGAAACTACAGCTTCAAACTTAATAAAAACTTGAAGCGTTTAGCACGTAAATCTGCCTTCAGTATCAAAGCAGGAGAACAAGCTATCACGGTTTTAGAAGACTTTAATTTTGATACTGTAAAGACTAAGAACTTTACAGCCGTTTTAAAGGCTTTAAACCTTGAAGATAAAAAAACACTGTTTGTGTTGGGTGGCTCAAATAATAACGTATATTTGTCCTCGCGCAATTTAAAAAGCTCTGAAGTTGTAACGTCTTCAGAATTAAGTACTTATAAGATTTTAAATGCAAATCAAGTAGTGCTTTTAGAAGGAGCTTTAGCAGGAATTGAATCAAACTTAAGTAAATAG